The Fibrobacter sp. UWB5 genome has a window encoding:
- a CDS encoding phosphatase, producing MDNKLIATVDIGSHSCILLIAAFEEGVLVPKLQKVEVCRLGEDIYEHGAITEKRIQELEAIMTKFRMDLHALGANLKAAVMTEAMRNAENPDEVIAAVEKALWVKPRIISGEEEGKLTYRSVKEWHGEGIVTIDIGGGSTELSNGDNTFSIPVGALKMFKAMGPIPGPEYKKFVKETFKEVSFKGMTKKPVYLIGGTGTALAMVYLNKQQFDYKAIEGLELSISDLDAVTTRISNLSKELRAMLPGLENGRHEVIICGLFWLKSLLEKLRVETFKISTAGLRFGLLYETPTVFPAKAGISSCSQKVNGDAGSSPA from the coding sequence ATGGATAACAAGCTGATTGCGACGGTTGATATCGGGAGCCACAGCTGCATTCTGTTGATTGCGGCGTTTGAGGAGGGGGTGCTGGTACCCAAGCTCCAGAAGGTGGAAGTCTGCCGACTGGGCGAAGACATTTACGAACACGGCGCCATTACCGAAAAGCGCATCCAGGAACTCGAAGCGATTATGACGAAGTTCCGCATGGACTTGCACGCGCTGGGCGCAAACCTCAAGGCCGCGGTGATGACGGAAGCCATGCGCAATGCCGAAAACCCGGACGAAGTGATTGCCGCTGTAGAGAAAGCCCTCTGGGTCAAACCCAGAATCATCAGCGGTGAAGAAGAAGGCAAGCTCACCTACCGCTCGGTCAAGGAATGGCACGGCGAAGGTATCGTGACGATCGACATCGGAGGCGGTTCCACGGAACTCAGCAACGGCGACAACACGTTCTCGATTCCGGTGGGCGCCCTCAAGATGTTCAAGGCCATGGGCCCGATTCCTGGCCCGGAATACAAGAAGTTCGTGAAGGAAACCTTCAAAGAAGTCAGCTTCAAGGGCATGACCAAGAAGCCGGTGTACTTGATTGGCGGTACGGGCACGGCGCTGGCCATGGTCTACCTGAACAAGCAACAGTTCGATTACAAGGCCATTGAAGGTTTGGAACTTTCGATCAGCGACCTGGATGCCGTCACCACGCGCATCTCCAACTTGTCCAAGGAACTCCGCGCCATGCTCCCCGGTTTGGAAAACGGCCGCCACGAAGTCATTATTTGCGGGCTGTTCTGGCTGAAGTCGCTATTGGAAAAACTCCGCGTCGAAACATTTAAGATTAGTACAGCCGGTCTTAGGTTCGGACTGCTGTATGAAACGCCTACTGTCTTCCCGGCGAAGGCCGGGATCTCCTCTTGTAGTCAGAAAGTAAACGGAGATGCCGGGTCTAGCCCGGCATGA
- a CDS encoding radical SAM protein, whose product MRITFLNPPFHPMFSRESRSPCVTKSSTLYWPMFLSYAAGTVEADGNEIQLIDSPAMELDLAQTLDGIKKFDPELVVCSTSTPSILNDLKVVHAIKEALPKTKIAIMGTHATAEPLESMEMEPSLDFVIIGEADYTARNLARYLRGDIKDISSIAGLAFRKADGTVDFQPEGPKIENLDEIPWVSKVYRKYLYSCYKKYFYGANLNPLIVILSGRGCPNRCSYCVIPQTLNGHKFRRRSPKDVVDELQYIKENFDDLGEVFFEDDTFTASHEHVREICNLILERGLKITWSCNARADVPLDLLKLMKKAGGREMCVGFESASPVVLENIHKGVKNTDKAIEFTKNARKAGLLVHGCFMVGNPGDTPETLRMTLDYAKKLNPNTAQFYPIMAYPGTEAYKEALASGALQTKDYNQWLDKDGFHRTTIQRGELTSQALVDFCDKARREFYLRPSYILRQGIMAIKNPRERYRVMRGFGTLVKHLFRKHGQLAPVARQAPTVKE is encoded by the coding sequence ATGCGCATTACTTTTTTAAATCCCCCGTTTCATCCGATGTTCAGTCGCGAGTCGCGCAGTCCGTGCGTGACCAAGTCCTCTACCCTTTACTGGCCCATGTTTTTGAGCTACGCCGCCGGCACAGTCGAAGCCGACGGTAATGAGATTCAGCTCATCGATAGCCCGGCCATGGAACTCGACCTCGCGCAGACTCTGGATGGTATCAAGAAGTTTGACCCCGAGCTCGTGGTTTGCAGCACGAGCACTCCGAGTATTCTGAACGACCTGAAGGTGGTGCACGCCATTAAAGAAGCGCTTCCGAAAACGAAGATCGCAATCATGGGTACGCACGCTACCGCCGAGCCGCTCGAATCTATGGAAATGGAACCGAGCCTCGACTTCGTGATTATCGGCGAGGCGGACTACACCGCCAGGAATCTCGCCCGCTACCTGCGCGGCGACATCAAGGATATTTCTAGCATCGCTGGCCTCGCCTTCCGCAAGGCCGACGGCACGGTAGATTTTCAGCCCGAAGGTCCGAAGATTGAAAACCTCGACGAAATCCCCTGGGTGTCCAAAGTTTACCGCAAGTACCTGTACAGTTGCTACAAGAAGTATTTCTACGGTGCGAACCTGAACCCGCTGATCGTGATTCTCTCGGGACGCGGTTGTCCAAACCGCTGCAGCTACTGCGTGATTCCGCAGACGCTGAACGGCCACAAGTTCCGTCGCCGCTCTCCGAAAGATGTGGTGGACGAACTGCAGTATATCAAGGAAAACTTTGACGACCTCGGCGAAGTGTTCTTTGAAGACGACACGTTTACCGCAAGCCACGAACACGTGCGCGAAATTTGCAACTTGATTCTGGAACGCGGCCTCAAGATTACTTGGAGCTGCAACGCCCGCGCCGATGTGCCGCTCGACTTGCTCAAGCTCATGAAAAAGGCCGGCGGCCGCGAAATGTGCGTGGGCTTCGAAAGCGCTTCGCCTGTGGTTCTCGAAAACATCCACAAGGGTGTCAAGAACACCGACAAGGCAATCGAATTCACCAAGAACGCCCGCAAGGCAGGCCTGCTGGTGCACGGCTGCTTTATGGTCGGTAACCCGGGCGACACGCCGGAAACGCTCCGCATGACGCTTGACTACGCCAAGAAGTTGAACCCGAATACGGCTCAGTTCTACCCCATTATGGCATACCCCGGCACCGAGGCCTACAAGGAAGCTCTCGCTAGCGGCGCATTGCAGACAAAGGATTACAACCAGTGGCTGGACAAGGACGGTTTCCACCGCACCACCATCCAGCGCGGCGAACTCACCAGCCAGGCTTTGGTCGACTTCTGCGACAAGGCCCGCCGTGAATTCTACCTGCGTCCGAGCTATATTCTGCGTCAGGGCATCATGGCGATCAAGAACCCGCGCGAACGCTACCGCGTGATGCGTGGATTCGGCACCCTCGTGAAGCACCTCTTCCGCAAGCACGGACAGCTCGCCCCCGTCGCCCGCCAAGCCCCGACGGTGAAAGAATAA
- a CDS encoding pseudouridine synthase: MRINKFISLCGIASRRAADALIEEGRVQVNGDVIKDLGHQVDENADNVVVDGKPARLPRKTTTIMFHKPAGCVCTKTDPQGRRTVYDYLPPAYQSLKYVGRLDLQSRGLLLFTDDGELLHRLTHPSYEIPRSYYVWTDRPLSEHAAQKLVDGVDIREEGAEQEEIAFATDIYLEKGFAELVLIEGKNREIRRMMRAVGYEIRDLKRVSYCKLTLGDLPAGEFRELTADEMNKLRQAVHVK; this comes from the coding sequence ATGCGTATCAATAAATTCATCTCTCTCTGTGGAATTGCGAGCCGTCGCGCGGCCGACGCCTTGATTGAAGAAGGCCGCGTGCAAGTGAACGGCGACGTGATTAAGGACTTGGGGCACCAGGTCGACGAGAACGCGGACAACGTTGTTGTCGACGGCAAGCCCGCCCGTCTCCCGCGCAAGACGACGACCATCATGTTCCACAAGCCGGCCGGCTGCGTTTGCACCAAGACCGACCCGCAAGGTCGCCGCACGGTGTACGACTACTTGCCGCCCGCCTACCAGAGCCTTAAGTATGTGGGCCGCCTGGACTTGCAGAGCCGCGGGCTGTTGCTGTTCACCGACGACGGCGAACTCTTGCACCGCCTCACGCACCCGAGTTACGAAATCCCGCGCAGCTACTACGTGTGGACAGACCGCCCGCTGAGCGAGCACGCCGCGCAGAAGCTGGTAGACGGCGTTGACATTCGCGAAGAAGGCGCCGAACAAGAAGAAATCGCATTCGCCACCGACATTTATTTAGAGAAAGGCTTTGCCGAACTCGTGCTGATTGAAGGCAAGAACCGCGAAATCCGCCGCATGATGCGCGCCGTGGGCTACGAGATTCGCGACCTCAAGCGCGTAAGTTACTGCAAGCTGACCTTGGGCGACTTGCCCGCCGGCGAATTCCGCGAACTCACCGCCGACGAAATGAACAAGCTGAGACAAGCGGTTCACGTAAAATAA
- a CDS encoding toxin-antitoxin system YwqK family antitoxin: MKALISLCISLCGLCSIALAQNSPAVALDTIKEFYAEGTLSRLYAVQKGTSIREGIAYSYHPNGKVAIEAPYKNGKLDGVFRSYFENGKVWQTIGYKAGIEEGISTTYFENGKKKSKEVYRDGLLDGMTEEWDDKGRLRRKLPYMRGQLHGVAKIFDDLGGLKEEMTLEHGLRHGSYRRYNKGVKVLEAEFVQNRCVKNCDF, encoded by the coding sequence ATGAAAGCGTTGATTTCGTTGTGTATTTCTCTATGTGGGCTTTGCTCGATTGCGCTGGCGCAAAATTCGCCGGCGGTGGCGCTTGATACGATAAAAGAATTTTACGCCGAAGGTACGCTTTCACGCCTTTACGCGGTCCAAAAAGGGACTTCCATTCGTGAAGGTATAGCCTACAGTTATCACCCGAACGGTAAGGTCGCTATCGAGGCTCCGTACAAAAACGGCAAGCTCGACGGGGTGTTCAGGAGTTATTTCGAAAACGGCAAGGTGTGGCAGACTATCGGCTACAAGGCCGGTATCGAAGAGGGAATCTCGACGACGTACTTTGAAAACGGGAAAAAGAAAAGCAAGGAAGTTTACCGTGACGGGCTGCTCGACGGAATGACCGAAGAGTGGGACGACAAGGGGCGCCTGCGCCGCAAGCTGCCGTACATGCGCGGGCAGTTGCACGGGGTCGCAAAAATTTTCGATGATCTGGGCGGCCTCAAAGAAGAGATGACTTTGGAGCATGGCCTAAGGCACGGATCGTACCGCCGCTACAACAAGGGCGTTAAAGTACTTGAAGCGGAATTTGTTCAAAACCGCTGCGTCAAGAATTGTGATTTCTAG
- a CDS encoding metallophosphoesterase, whose product MSRTLYIGDVHGCADELERIVDAFGFVRGKDTLYQTGDIINKGPDMLRALQFVKDNGILTVRGNHEEHLIRALELPESGWTEKQRARFAKLPMETWHAIAAEVSTWPLWRDTPHALLVHAGLEPGKVRLEDMDREVILSVRYWNNRPWFEQINWNKTVVFGHWAKMGFVNRPGFIGLDAGCVYGKKLMAWCPEEDKFYEVPAAREYSPVKDKAKTAIDAPCIVPGDHLPEAKQPKSFEDIKAKIASGGIALADDSEHAKEIRKASPSVAAEWAGY is encoded by the coding sequence ATGTCAAGGACTCTTTACATCGGCGATGTTCATGGTTGCGCGGATGAACTCGAGCGCATTGTAGACGCATTCGGTTTTGTACGCGGTAAAGACACACTATACCAGACGGGCGATATCATCAACAAGGGTCCCGACATGTTGCGCGCACTGCAGTTCGTGAAGGACAACGGAATCCTCACGGTGCGCGGCAACCACGAAGAGCATTTGATTCGCGCATTGGAACTGCCCGAAAGCGGCTGGACCGAAAAGCAACGCGCCCGCTTCGCCAAGCTCCCGATGGAAACCTGGCACGCCATTGCCGCCGAGGTAAGCACCTGGCCCCTATGGCGCGACACCCCACACGCGCTGCTGGTTCACGCCGGATTGGAGCCCGGCAAGGTCAGACTAGAGGACATGGACCGGGAAGTTATTTTGTCCGTAAGATACTGGAACAACCGTCCGTGGTTTGAACAAATTAACTGGAACAAGACGGTGGTATTCGGACACTGGGCCAAGATGGGATTCGTGAACCGCCCCGGATTCATTGGGCTTGACGCGGGTTGCGTTTACGGCAAAAAGCTGATGGCCTGGTGCCCCGAAGAAGACAAATTCTACGAAGTGCCCGCCGCCCGCGAATATTCGCCGGTCAAAGACAAGGCGAAAACCGCCATCGATGCCCCTTGCATTGTACCAGGCGACCACTTGCCCGAAGCCAAACAGCCCAAGTCATTCGAAGATATTAAGGCGAAAATTGCAAGCGGCGGCATCGCTCTCGCCGACGACAGCGAACACGCTAAAGAAATCCGCAAAGCCTCGCCCAGCGTTGCCGCCGAGTGGGCCGGATACTAG